The sequence CCATAGACCATATATCAGTCACCGTTAGCGGAGTTGCCAACAACCAGATGCATCCGGTTTTCCGGGATATAGCTAACTCAACCTAACTTCCTTTCCTGCTCAACTCCAGAGGTGGGAACTCCGCTCAGGCATTTTCCTTTATAACCTTTATAACCTTTATAACTGCTGGGTAGAAGTGAATTCTACTTCTATGTGACGTCCTAACAATAGAGGGTCCCAGATAAAATGGCTGACAAATTGTGCCATTCTGATGACTAGGGGCTGTATGACAACAGCCTCTCCATTGTCGTGTCTATAGTTACGCCTACATTGAAATACATGAATAGCAATAGGTAGGAGCTAAACTAGTAAGCCACAGACAGTGTgcattacatatatatatgtatactgtatgtacaagATATGTATGACATGGGTATTGGTCATCTACACtacatacacaaaagtatgtggacaccctttcaaatgagtggatttggctatttcagccacacccgttgcagacaggtgtataaattcaagcacacagccatgcagtctccatagacaTTTGCAGTAGaacggccttactgaagagctcaacgtggcaacgtcataggatgccaccgttCCAAAAAGTCCactgcaagtgctgttattgtgaactgGAAACGTCTTggagaaacaacggctcagccacaaagtggtaggccacacaaactcacggAACGGGACCGCTGAAGTGTGTAGCGCATAAAAATCGCCTCTGGAAGCCACTTCAGCACAAGAACAGTTCATCAGGAGCAGTTCAtcagcagccgcacacaagcctaagatcaccatgcgcaatgccaagcatcggttGGAGTGGAGTAatgctcgccgccattggactctgaagcagtggaaatgCTTTCTCTAGCCCGATGAATCGTGATTcaacatctggcagtctgacgggcgaatctgggtttggcagattcAAGGAGAGCACTAccttccccaatgcatagtgcaatCTTTAAAGTTGTTGTTGGATGAGGAATAACGGTCtgaagctgtttttcatggttctggccccttagttacagtgaagggaaatcttaacgctacagcattaTATTActttctagacaattctgtgcttccgactttgtggcaaaagtttgggaaggcccttgcctgtatcagcatgacaatgccgccatgagagaggaggatgttatagcagcaaatagggaaccaactccatattgatgcccatgattttggaatgagatgtttgatgagcaggtatccacatactgttggtcatgtagtgtatagagATATATTAGATTAATAGTGTATGTGTCACatttttcatttaacctttatttaactaggcaagtcagttaacaacaaatcttatttacaatgacggcctacaccagccaaactcTCCCGTAACCCGGACAACAAAGGGCCAATTGTGTGGAGCCcgatgggactcctgatcacggctggttgtgatacagcccgtaatcgaacccaggtctgtagtgacgcctctagcactgcgatgcagtgccttagaccgctgcgccactcagccCCACATGAGTTATACCATTGTTGTTTACAATACAGCAGCACTGTTTTCCCTTCGGGAACAATAAAGTTGATCCTATCCTCTAGGTCCGCTGTGTACGGCCCAGTCCTCAGTCTTCTTCCTCAACATGTTTGTCTCAGCCTTCCTCCTGGCGGCCATTTCTCTGGACCGCTGTCTCCTGGTGGCGCGGCCCGTCTGGAGTCAGAACCACCGCTCCATCAGCGCCGCCTGGAAGGTTTTAATTTCTGTTttgttacgtcattagttctgttacgtcattagttctgttacgtcattagttctgttacgtcattagttctgttgagtcattagttctgttacgtcattagttctgttacgtcattagttctgttacgtcattagttctgttacgtcattagttctgttacgtcattagttctgttacgtcattagttctgttacgtcattagttctgttacatcattagttctgttacgtcattagttctgttacgtcattagttctgttacgtcattagttctgttacgtcattagttctgttgtgtcattagttctgttacgtcattagttctgttacgtcattagttctgttacgtcattagttctgttgtgtcattagttctgttacgtcattagttctgttgtgtcattagttctgttacatcattagttctgttacatcattagttctgttacgtcattagttctgttacgtcattagttctgttgtatcattagttctgttacgtcattagttctgttacgtcattagttctgttacatcattagttctgttacgtcattagttctgttacagcattagttctgttgtgtcattagttatgttacgtcattagttctgttgtgtcattagttctgttgcgtcattagttctgttacgtcattagttctgttacatcattagttctgttacatcattagttctgttacgtcattagttctgttacgtcattagttctgttacgtcattagttctgttgtgtcattagttctgttacgtcattagttctgttacgtcattagttctgttacgtcattagttctgttgtgtcattagttctgttacgtcattagttctgttgtgtcattagttctgttacgtcattagttctgttgtgtcattagttctgttacgtcattagttctgttgtgtcaatagttctgttacgtcattagttctgttgtgtcattagttctgttgtgtcattagttctgttgtgtcattagttctgttgtgtcattagttctgttacgtcattagttctgttgtgtcattagttctgttgtgtcattagttctgttacgtcattagttctgttgtgtcattagttctgttgtgtcattagttctgttgtgtcattagttctgttgtgtcattagttctgttacgtcattagttctgttgtgtcattagttctgttgtgtcattagttctgttgtgtcattagttctgttgtgtcattagttctgttacatcattagttctgttgtgtcaatagttctgttgtgtcattagttctgttgtgtcattagttctgttgtgtcattagttctgttacgtcattagttctgttgtgtcattagttctgttacatcattagttctgttgtgtcattagttctgttacatcattagttctgttgtgtcattagttctgttgtgtcaatagttctgttgtgtcattagttctgttgtgtcattagttctgttgtgtcattagttctgttacatcattagttctgttgtgtcaaTAGTTCTGTTACATCATTAGTTCTGTTTTGGTACGTTGATGATGTGATTATATAGTGTGTTATGATGACCTGTGAGTGTTTCCAGTGTCTCTGTGTTTAATCATCAATAGGGTGTTGCCCGTTGTTCTAATATTGTAGACACTTTAATAATAACTATGTCTAAAGTGCATAAGGCAGAAGACACGTTTCTGTTAGACATCCATGCAATGGACAATGAAGTCATCTTCTATCTTCTaatctcctttctcttcttccaAGGTGTGTGCTTTGGGCTGGTTGTGGGCGGCGGCCAACACCTTCCCTTACTTCCTGTTCCGGGCGGTGACGGAGAAGACGGACGGAAGGAAGCTCTGCTACCACCATTTTGGATTGTACTCGTCGCCAGGGAAGCTGGAGAGGGACTGTAGGGTACGGCAGGCGGCGACCGCCGTGTCCAAGACGTTCCTGGCGTTCCTACTCCCCCTAGTGGTGATTGCAGGGAGCTACGCCCTCTTTGGCATCagtctgagccagaggaggaagaggaggaggaataacagcagtagtagacTCACTGGGGCTTTGATTGTTACCAACGTGGAACGTAGAGAGtcaaaacccaacacaaacacCAAAAGCTCCACCCCCAACCCAAAAGGctccacccctacctccacctccgtCAAATTGTCTTCTAGACGGACCGAGCCCGGCCTATCCCGTGGCTTCACCAAAATGGTGACATCAGTCATCGCGACGTTTGCCCTCTGCTGGGCGCCTTATCACGTGTTCTGCCTCATTGAGGTTGCTGCACAGTACTGGCCGACCAAGGTCGTGTTGGTGGAGGTGGGGTTGCCAATAGCGACGACCTTTGCCTTCCTGAACCCCGTGTTAAACCCGGTGCTGTACGCGTTCAGCTGTCCCAACTTCTGCATCCGGATCAGACAGAGTCTGGGGGCGCTGAtggagggactggtggaggagggagggatgggtggagtAGGAGAGGGGGGGCTGGGGTTGAGTATCAGGAAGgggtggaggaagggaagggggagccTGGGAGGGAACTCATTATCGTCACCAAGCTGTCTGGGAACTCCAGGGTCTCCGCATCTCCAGGTAGATCATCTGCCTCCATCAACCACAACTTCAAAGCCAGTTGTGGAGACCTGGAGCAGGGAGAGGACCCTCTGAACTGACTATATACTGAGAATGAGAAAATGTTGTTGACATCAACTGAGACAAAAAGAATCACCTCTGTTGTTCTGCTGGCCTCCAGGAGTCCTTCCTGTGCTGTATATTACTACATCCTGTCCTATTGTTGAACTTTTCCTCAATAACTGTCCGTGTTTAACTAGTTGTTTCTCTTTaacttgaatttaaaaaaatttgTGACCGTTTATAGAATATTAATATGATAACAAAATGATCTGGCACTTCACAGAGTTCATTCTCTGACATCGTTAGGTGGACATTGTGTTTGTTCTTGAAAGCAGTTGTCTATCAATAAAGAAATCTATCAAAATGTGATGATaaatccctttttacatcagcagtttcACTCTCCAGAGTTTCTGATTTCTGTATTTATACTGTGTATGACGCTGTTGCCTgtgtgtctgtattctgtctgtgcattgtctgttgtctgtatttatactgtgtatgactgtgttgactgtgtgtctgtattctgtctgtgcattgtctgttgtctgtatttatactgtgtatgactgtgttgactgtgtgtctgtattctgtctgtgcattgtctgttgtctgtatttatactgtgtatgatgctgttgactgtgttgactgtgtaTTCTGTCTGTGcattgtctgttgtctgtatttatactgtgtatgatgctgttgactgtgttgactgtgtgtctgtattctgtctgtgcattgtctgttgtctgtatttATACTGTGTATGACGCTgttgactgtgtgtctgtattctgtctgtgcattgtctgttgtctgtatttatactgtgtgtctgtattctgtctgtgCATTGTCTGTTGCTGGCTGCACCTGGGCACTAAGTCACATTCTGGGTTTGTGTTAATGCTCTTGGCAAATAAAGTGATTGTGATTGTATCACATCCAGAGAGCAGTAGATCCATAAAAGTAGGACCTGTCACATCCCAGACCTGTCACATCCCAGACCTCTACTTTCAGTTCAAACAGACGACCCTTTCATCACATTTCAGCACCATTGGTTTTGATGCATTAAATGTATGATCCTCTTTAGCTTCTACCTGTTTCATCCTGCAGTTGCTTTCTGCTTAACCTCCAggtaatgtaaaataatgtaaaAAGCTGTTTTGATAAggtattgaatttggcctttactactaaagcctatggaaacacattgaataatacATTCATTGCGTCAAATCAGAAGGTTTTAATGTGTCTGTCCTTTAACTAGGAGATATAAGAACGCTCAGGAAATACAGGACCAGCCacatgtttggacacacctactaatgaGTAGTGTGtccaagggtttgtctttattttgactgttttctacattgtagaataataatgaagacatgcaaactatgaaataacacatatggaatcaggtagtaaccaaaaaaagtgttaaacaaatcaatatatattttatatttgagattcttcaaagtagccaccctttgccttgatgacagctttagaCACTTGGCAAACAGTCCAGTTTTTGGGATGTCTTCTAGTCTGATAAACAACGCTGTAGCTCTGCTATTTCCACCTCAGATGTGAAAGGCCGGTACAGGATTGAGACGTATTCCAAACCCCCGATATGTCTAGTTTAAACTGaaagattttgatggggatttttgcaTTATGTTCAATAGATTCTTCATCAATactatcgtctctctctctctctctctgtctctctctctctctctctctctctctaagtagTGCACCATTGAGGGTATAGGGCCATTTaggacacaggcagacagagagtggAATCTCTAATCCCTGTGGAGTCGAGCCAGGTCAACACGACACAGAACCATGTTCACTCCACTCTGCTTTCACCCAGTATGGACAGattatatttttctctctctctctctctctctctctctctctctctctctctctctctctctctctctctctctctctctctctctctctctctctctcatccaccacATGCACACCATGATCACTCGTTCAAGGAAAGAAGGAATTTCTAGTCCATATCAGCCGGTGTCAAAAAGGCTGTTTATTTCTGGGTTCCAGGAAAGAGCTAGGAATGACCGAGGAGGATGTTCTTACGAAGCCAGTCTCTCGTGACAGAGGAAAACACGCAGAGATGATTAAAACAACAGCATTAAAACTCTTCCAGACCCTGGGGGTTTTCTGTTCCTAGTGGTGTGAGGTTGACTGATGAACCTAGCATTACTATGTCTAGATCTTAGTATTGGACAAAAAATAAACACTTTCATTGGAGAATCTGCCTTGAACATGCTTTTTAGTCTAGGATTAGGTTTAAATCTGGGAGACCGGCCCTAGGTATCCTAGCCCTTAGTGGTCCACGACTTGATATGAATGTCAACGCATGCATCAACATGACAACAAGTAAGGCAGTTAGATGTGTCCTCTCTATAGGACAGACATCCTCACTAGGGTCCAGGCTGAGCTCTGTTCATACTCCTGAGGTGGCCAGCTCAAGCAGGTCATCAACGTGTCGGGTCAGGATGCcactagcggttagagcattgggactgtaaccgaaaggttgcttgtttgaatcccagagccggcaaggtggaaacatctgccgttctgccctttagcaaggcagttaacctcccCAACAACATCTGCTTCCCAGGCGCTGATGACTTCAGTATTGATGCATTCAGTATTGCCACTAAATAGATATCTCCTTTCACATTCCAACTTCTGCTTCACAATCACCCATCAATCCACCACACCTGGGAGCAATCACACCTTCTTAAAGATTGTTCTGAACTCTTGTTAGTTAACTAGTCGGGAGTTCTAGTTAGTTAACTAGTTATGGAGTCTAATTAGTTAACTAGTTAGGAGTTCTAGTTAGTTAACTAGCTATGAGCTCTAGTTAGTTAACTAGATATGAGCTCTAGTTAGTTAACTAGCTATGAGCTCTAGTTAGTTAACTAGCTTTGAGCTATATTTAGTTAAGTAGTTATGAGCTCTAGTTATGCATAGGCTACAACTAGGAGCAAGATTTTTTGTAAATGAACAAGTCAcatggaaaaactcctggcctcgTGTTTAGTTTGATTGCTttcactgtattattgacttgacTGTATTTGCTAACTGTGGTCACTGACGTGGAGCTAAGGTGGATTGAGACAGAAAACCGCATGACGAAAGAAATGGAATGGGGGAAatcaaagatatatatatatatatatatatatatatatatatatatatatatatatatatatatatatatatatatatatatagagagagagagagagagagagagagagagagagagagagagagagagagagagagagagagagagaagagagagagagagagaagagagagagagagagagagagagagagagagagagagagagagagagaaatagagagagagagagagagagagagagagagagagagagggaaatagagagggggaatagagagagagagagagagagagagagagagagagagagagagagagagagagagagagagagagagagagagagagagagagagagagagagagagagagagagaaatagagagagaaatagaaagagagaggagaaatagagaaagagagggaaatagagagagagagaggggaagaaagagaagagagagggaaatgagagggaaatggagaaagagaaagagcgagagaaagagagagagaaatagatatatgtagagagaggtaaggggaggcagagatagaaaaaaggagagagagagagagagagagagagagagagagagagagagagagagagagagagagagagagagagagagagagagagaaatagagaaagagagagagcgagagaaagagagagagaaatagatatgtagagagaggtaagaggaggcagagatagaaaaaaagggagtgagagagagagagagagagaaatagagaaagagcgagagagagagagagagagagagagagagagagagggaaatagagagagagggggggaatagagagagaggaagagagagagagagagagagagagagagagagagagagagagagagagagagagagagagagagaaagagaaaaagagagagagagagagagagagagagggaaatagagagagagagagggaaatagagaaagagagagagagagagagggggaatagagaaagagagagggaaatggagaaagagaaagagcgagagaaagagagagagaaatagatatatgtagagagaggtaaggggaggcagagatagaaaaagggagagagagagagagagagagagagagagagagagagagagagagagagagagagaaatagagagagagcgagagaaagagagagagaaatagatatgtagagagaggtaagaggaggcagagatagaaaaaaagggagtgagagagagagagagagagagagagagagagagagagagagagagagagagagagagagagagagagagagagagagagagagagagagagagagagagagaagagagaaatagagaaagagagagagcgagagaagagagagagaaatagatatgtagagagaggtagagatagaaaaagggaggagagagagagagagagagagagagagagagagagagagagagagagagagagagagagagaaatagagaaagagagagagcgagagaaagagagagagaaatagatatgtagagagaggtaagaggaggcagagatagaaaaaaagggagagagagagagagagagagagagagagagagagagagagagagagagagagagagagagagagagagagagagagagatatgtagagaggTAAGGGGAGGTAGGGATAGAaaaaagggagtgagagagagagagagagagagagagagagagagagagagagagagagagagagagagagagagagagagagagagagagagaaatagagaaatagatatatgtagagagaggtagagggaggtagagatagaaaaaagggagtgagagagagagagagagagagagagagagagaaagagagagagagagcgagagaaagagagagagaaatagatatatgtagagagaggtaaggggaggcagagatagaaaaaaagggagtgagagagagagagagagagagagagagagagagagagagagagagagagcgagagagagagagagagcgagagaaagagagagagagagcgagagaaagagagagagaaatagatatatgtagagagaggtagagatagaaaaaagggggagagagagagagagagagagagagagagagagagagagagagagagagagagagagagagagagagagagagagagagagagagagagagagagagagagagaaatagagaaagagagagagcgagagaaagagagagagaaatagatatgtagagagaggtaagaggaggcagagatagaaaaaagggaggagagagagagagagagagagaggagagagagagagagagagagagagagagagagagagagagagagagagagagagagagagagagatatgtagagaggTAAGGGGGGAGGTAGGGATAGAaaaaagggagtgagagagagagagagagagagagagagagagagagagagagagagagagagagagagagagagagagagagagagagagagagagagagagagagagagagagagagagagagagagagagagagagaaatagagaaatagatatatgtagagagaggtagagggaggtagagatagaaaaagggagtgagagagagagagagagagagagagagagagagagagaaagagagagagagcgagagaaagagagagagaaatagatatatgtagagagaggtaaggggaggcagagatagaaaaaaagggagtgagagagagagagagagagagagagagagagagagagagagagagagagagagagagcgagagaaagagagagagagagcgagagaaagagagagagagagcgagagaaagagagagagaaatagatatatgtagagaggtagagggaggcagagatagaaaaaagggagtgagagagagagagagagagagaaagagagagagagagcgagagaaagagagagagaaatagatatatgtagagagaggtagagggaggcagagatagaaaaaagggagtgagagagagagagagagagagaaagagagagagagagcgagagaaagagagagagaaatagatatatgtagagagaggtagagggaggcagagatagaaaaaagggagtgagagagagagagagagagagagagaaagagagagagagagcgagagaaagagagagagaaatagatatatgtagagagaggtagagggaggcagagatagaaaaaagggagtgagagagag comes from Oncorhynchus gorbuscha isolate QuinsamMale2020 ecotype Even-year linkage group LG24, OgorEven_v1.0, whole genome shotgun sequence and encodes:
- the LOC124013248 gene encoding prostaglandin D2 receptor 2-like, with protein sequence LLQTMLDHSLNNNTGVNLVVVWVHGLVSCLGILENALVLWVVGFRLRRRTVASVWVLNLALSDFLATLTLPLFTHYLHSSHSWELGGPLCTAQSSVFFLNMFVSAFLLAAISLDRCLLVARPVWSQNHRSISAAWKVCALGWLWAAANTFPYFLFRAVTEKTDGRKLCYHHFGLYSSPGKLERDCRVRQAATAVSKTFLAFLLPLVVIAGSYALFGISLSQRRKRRRNNSSSRLTGALIVTNVERRESKPNTNTKSSTPNPKGSTPTSTSVKLSSRRTEPGLSRGFTKMVTSVIATFALCWAPYHVFCLIEVAAQYWPTKVVLVEVGLPIATTFAFLNPVLNPVLYAFSCPNFCIRIRQSLGALMEGLVEEGGMGGVGEGGLGLSRSSASINHNFKASCGDLEQGEDPLN